The proteins below are encoded in one region of Oryzias melastigma strain HK-1 linkage group LG9, ASM292280v2, whole genome shotgun sequence:
- the LOC112148191 gene encoding transforming acidic coiled-coil-containing protein 1 isoform X3 — MGGSLSQQRKGSISSQKKNSISDSEGTFGTPEAGSPVVEELLSQLDNSIHTVAADITNHILDSNSNQDATTAPPDETTSPNDGTFSLDQNLNVTKCSKSDLEEGLSSSSPQVNSQTRQLPLLPPLSLLIKPDPSEVDDDPPVIPDVSSGSNLTVDPDLLNGNMKADGMLSNAKLSCEINDSVVTNNINQNQGMTKDFCRKDDPHGGHATDEEKLAGSVGVKPERIQNVSGSQVTSKPVESEFNSVQYEDSCKLKRPSGGSEMQKTGSQVLDSICISEAEKQAILSLIREEVITKEAEVNEWKKKYEQGKQQVEEMRKIVAEYETTIAQMIEDEQRRTLSSQKALHAVTLEKEAALADLNSVERSLSDLFRRYESTKSNLDGFKKNEEVLKKCAQDYLARIKQEEQRYQTLKLHTEEKLNKANEEIATVRTKSSSENMALTASLRKEQMKNESLEQALQQKNQEIEELTKICDELIAKMGKSD, encoded by the exons ATGGGGGGCTCCCTCAGCCAGCAGAGGAAAGGATCCATCAGttctcaaaagaaaaacagcat TTCAGACTCAGAGGGGACTTTTGGGACTCCAGAGGCTGGATCTCCAGTTGTTGAAGAGCTGCTGAGCCAGCTGGACAACTCCATCCACACAG TTGCTGCTGATATTACAAACCACATTTTGGACAGTAACTCAAACCAAGACGCCACCACAGCTCCGCCAGATGAGACAACGTCACCCAATGATGGCACCTTTAGTTTAGATCAAAACCTCAATGTAACTAAATGCTCTAAATCTGACCTTGAGGAGGGTTTGTCCTCATCCAGCCCCCAGGTCAATTCTCAAACCCGTCAGCTCCCATTGCTGCCCCCCCTCTCTCTTCTGATCAAGCCTGATCCTTCAGAGGTGGACGATGACCCCCCCGTGATACCTGATGTCAGCTCAGGCTCAAACCTAACTGTGGATCCTGACTTGCTGAATGGGAACATGAAGGCTGATGGGATGCTGTCAAACGCAAAGCTCAGCTGTGAGATAAACGACTCCGTTGTCAC GAATAATATAAATCAAAATCAAGGAATGACGAAAGACTTTTGTAGAAAG GATGACCCTCATGGTGGCCACGCTACAGATGAGGAGAAGTTGGCCGGCAGCGTGGGCGTCAAACCAGAAAGGATCCAAAACG TCTCGGGAAGCCAGGTGACATCCAAACCTGTGGAGTCTGAATTCAACTCTGTG CAGTATGAAGACTCATGCAAACTGAAGCGTCCCTCTGGGGGAAGTGAGATgcaaaaaacaggaagtcaggtCCTGGATTCCATCTGCATCAGTGAGGCTGAAAAACAGGCCATTCTCAGCCTTATCCGAGAAGAG GTCATCACAAAAGAGGCTGAAGTCAACGAATGGAAGAAAAAGTACGAGCAGGGCAAACAACAAGTGGAAGAGATGAG aaAGATTGTTGCAGAGTATGAGACCACGATTGCTCAGATGATCG AGGATGAACAGCGTAGGACCCTAAGTTCCCAGAAGGCTTTGCATGCGGTGACTTTGGAGAAGGAGGCTGCACTGGCGGACCTGAACTCCGTTGAGCGTTCTCTCTCAGATTTGTTCCGGCGTTATGAGAGCACAAAGAGCAATCTTGATGGTTTTAAGAAA AATGAAGAAGTTCTGAAGAAATGTGCTCAAGACTATCTGGCCAGAATCaagcaggaggagcagagatATCAAACGTTAAAGCTACACACAGAAGAAAAACTCAACAA GGCCAACGAGGAGATCGCTACAGTACGTACTAAGTCGAGCTCCGAGAACATGGCGCTGACCGCCAGCCTGAggaaggagcagatgaaaaatgaatCTCTGGAACAAGCTTTGCAGCAGAAA AATCAGGAGATCGAGGAACTCACAAAGATCTGTGATGAGCTGATTGCCAAAATGGGAAAATCCGACTGA
- the LOC112148191 gene encoding transforming acidic coiled-coil-containing protein 1 isoform X4, whose amino-acid sequence MSSDSEGTFGTPEAGSPVVEELLSQLDNSIHTVAADITNHILDSNSNQDATTAPPDETTSPNDGTFSLDQNLNVTKCSKSDLEEGLSSSSPQVNSQTRQLPLLPPLSLLIKPDPSEVDDDPPVIPDVSSGSNLTVDPDLLNGNMKADGMLSNAKLSCEINDSVVTNNINQNQGMTKDFCRKDDPHGGHATDEEKLAGSVGVKPERIQNVSGSQVTSKPVESEFNSVQYEDSCKLKRPSGGSEMQKTGSQVLDSICISEAEKQAILSLIREEVITKEAEVNEWKKKYEQGKQQVEEMRKIVAEYETTIAQMIEDEQRRTLSSQKALHAVTLEKEAALADLNSVERSLSDLFRRYESTKSNLDGFKKNEEVLKKCAQDYLARIKQEEQRYQTLKLHTEEKLNKANEEIATVRTKSSSENMALTASLRKEQMKNESLEQALQQKNQEIEELTKICDELIAKMGKSD is encoded by the exons ATGAG TTCAGACTCAGAGGGGACTTTTGGGACTCCAGAGGCTGGATCTCCAGTTGTTGAAGAGCTGCTGAGCCAGCTGGACAACTCCATCCACACAG TTGCTGCTGATATTACAAACCACATTTTGGACAGTAACTCAAACCAAGACGCCACCACAGCTCCGCCAGATGAGACAACGTCACCCAATGATGGCACCTTTAGTTTAGATCAAAACCTCAATGTAACTAAATGCTCTAAATCTGACCTTGAGGAGGGTTTGTCCTCATCCAGCCCCCAGGTCAATTCTCAAACCCGTCAGCTCCCATTGCTGCCCCCCCTCTCTCTTCTGATCAAGCCTGATCCTTCAGAGGTGGACGATGACCCCCCCGTGATACCTGATGTCAGCTCAGGCTCAAACCTAACTGTGGATCCTGACTTGCTGAATGGGAACATGAAGGCTGATGGGATGCTGTCAAACGCAAAGCTCAGCTGTGAGATAAACGACTCCGTTGTCAC GAATAATATAAATCAAAATCAAGGAATGACGAAAGACTTTTGTAGAAAG GATGACCCTCATGGTGGCCACGCTACAGATGAGGAGAAGTTGGCCGGCAGCGTGGGCGTCAAACCAGAAAGGATCCAAAACG TCTCGGGAAGCCAGGTGACATCCAAACCTGTGGAGTCTGAATTCAACTCTGTG CAGTATGAAGACTCATGCAAACTGAAGCGTCCCTCTGGGGGAAGTGAGATgcaaaaaacaggaagtcaggtCCTGGATTCCATCTGCATCAGTGAGGCTGAAAAACAGGCCATTCTCAGCCTTATCCGAGAAGAG GTCATCACAAAAGAGGCTGAAGTCAACGAATGGAAGAAAAAGTACGAGCAGGGCAAACAACAAGTGGAAGAGATGAG aaAGATTGTTGCAGAGTATGAGACCACGATTGCTCAGATGATCG AGGATGAACAGCGTAGGACCCTAAGTTCCCAGAAGGCTTTGCATGCGGTGACTTTGGAGAAGGAGGCTGCACTGGCGGACCTGAACTCCGTTGAGCGTTCTCTCTCAGATTTGTTCCGGCGTTATGAGAGCACAAAGAGCAATCTTGATGGTTTTAAGAAA AATGAAGAAGTTCTGAAGAAATGTGCTCAAGACTATCTGGCCAGAATCaagcaggaggagcagagatATCAAACGTTAAAGCTACACACAGAAGAAAAACTCAACAA GGCCAACGAGGAGATCGCTACAGTACGTACTAAGTCGAGCTCCGAGAACATGGCGCTGACCGCCAGCCTGAggaaggagcagatgaaaaatgaatCTCTGGAACAAGCTTTGCAGCAGAAA AATCAGGAGATCGAGGAACTCACAAAGATCTGTGATGAGCTGATTGCCAAAATGGGAAAATCCGACTGA
- the si:ch211-113d22.2 gene encoding uncharacterized protein si:ch211-113d22.2 isoform X2: MKTALGFLVLVSLASHSHALKCHTCVASSEDDCNKQGSTSCPQYADACSTITGPNTVMKSCTYKAFCDKAHSSNSGAKMECCFGDDCNGPHRSHSHGNSSQALASSPVVLMAALLLRMAFSQL, encoded by the exons ATGAAGACTGCTTTGGGCTTCCTCGTTCTCGTCTCTCTGGCCTCTCAca GCCACGCCCTCAAGTGTCACACATGTGTGGCCTCCAGTGAGGACGACTGCAATAAGCAGGGGTCCACTTCCTGCCCTCAGTACGCTGATGCCTGCTCCACTATTACAGGACCAA ACACTGTGATGAAGTCATGCACATACAAGGCCTTCTGTGACAAGGCGCACAGCAGCAACTCCGGAGCCAAGATGGAATGTTGCTTTGGCGACGACTGCAATGGGCCGCACCGCAGTCACAGTCACGGCAACAGCTCCCAAGCCCTGGCCTCCAGCCCGGTCGTCCTGATGGCAGCCCTGCTGCTGCGCATGGCCTTCAGTCAGCTGTGA
- the LOC112148191 gene encoding transforming acidic coiled-coil-containing protein 1 isoform X2, with protein sequence MSWLSPVQWAKWTWSAVTGGAGDDGQLGAKDEGEDNSDSEGTFGTPEAGSPVVEELLSQLDNSIHTVAADITNHILDSNSNQDATTAPPDETTSPNDGTFSLDQNLNVTKCSKSDLEEGLSSSSPQVNSQTRQLPLLPPLSLLIKPDPSEVDDDPPVIPDVSSGSNLTVDPDLLNGNMKADGMLSNAKLSCEINDSVVTNNINQNQGMTKDFCRKDDPHGGHATDEEKLAGSVGVKPERIQNVSGSQVTSKPVESEFNSVYEDSCKLKRPSGGSEMQKTGSQVLDSICISEAEKQAILSLIREEVITKEAEVNEWKKKYEQGKQQVEEMRKIVAEYETTIAQMIEDEQRRTLSSQKALHAVTLEKEAALADLNSVERSLSDLFRRYESTKSNLDGFKKNEEVLKKCAQDYLARIKQEEQRYQTLKLHTEEKLNKANEEIATVRTKSSSENMALTASLRKEQMKNESLEQALQQKNQEIEELTKICDELIAKMGKSD encoded by the exons ATGTCCTGGTTGTCTCCGGTTCAGTGGGCCAAATGGACGTGGTCAGCCGTGACTGGAGGTGCAGGAGATGATGGACAACTCGGAGCGAAGGATGAAGGAGAGGACAA TTCAGACTCAGAGGGGACTTTTGGGACTCCAGAGGCTGGATCTCCAGTTGTTGAAGAGCTGCTGAGCCAGCTGGACAACTCCATCCACACAG TTGCTGCTGATATTACAAACCACATTTTGGACAGTAACTCAAACCAAGACGCCACCACAGCTCCGCCAGATGAGACAACGTCACCCAATGATGGCACCTTTAGTTTAGATCAAAACCTCAATGTAACTAAATGCTCTAAATCTGACCTTGAGGAGGGTTTGTCCTCATCCAGCCCCCAGGTCAATTCTCAAACCCGTCAGCTCCCATTGCTGCCCCCCCTCTCTCTTCTGATCAAGCCTGATCCTTCAGAGGTGGACGATGACCCCCCCGTGATACCTGATGTCAGCTCAGGCTCAAACCTAACTGTGGATCCTGACTTGCTGAATGGGAACATGAAGGCTGATGGGATGCTGTCAAACGCAAAGCTCAGCTGTGAGATAAACGACTCCGTTGTCAC GAATAATATAAATCAAAATCAAGGAATGACGAAAGACTTTTGTAGAAAG GATGACCCTCATGGTGGCCACGCTACAGATGAGGAGAAGTTGGCCGGCAGCGTGGGCGTCAAACCAGAAAGGATCCAAAACG TCTCGGGAAGCCAGGTGACATCCAAACCTGTGGAGTCTGAATTCAACTCTGTG TATGAAGACTCATGCAAACTGAAGCGTCCCTCTGGGGGAAGTGAGATgcaaaaaacaggaagtcaggtCCTGGATTCCATCTGCATCAGTGAGGCTGAAAAACAGGCCATTCTCAGCCTTATCCGAGAAGAG GTCATCACAAAAGAGGCTGAAGTCAACGAATGGAAGAAAAAGTACGAGCAGGGCAAACAACAAGTGGAAGAGATGAG aaAGATTGTTGCAGAGTATGAGACCACGATTGCTCAGATGATCG AGGATGAACAGCGTAGGACCCTAAGTTCCCAGAAGGCTTTGCATGCGGTGACTTTGGAGAAGGAGGCTGCACTGGCGGACCTGAACTCCGTTGAGCGTTCTCTCTCAGATTTGTTCCGGCGTTATGAGAGCACAAAGAGCAATCTTGATGGTTTTAAGAAA AATGAAGAAGTTCTGAAGAAATGTGCTCAAGACTATCTGGCCAGAATCaagcaggaggagcagagatATCAAACGTTAAAGCTACACACAGAAGAAAAACTCAACAA GGCCAACGAGGAGATCGCTACAGTACGTACTAAGTCGAGCTCCGAGAACATGGCGCTGACCGCCAGCCTGAggaaggagcagatgaaaaatgaatCTCTGGAACAAGCTTTGCAGCAGAAA AATCAGGAGATCGAGGAACTCACAAAGATCTGTGATGAGCTGATTGCCAAAATGGGAAAATCCGACTGA
- the si:ch211-113d22.2 gene encoding uncharacterized protein si:ch211-113d22.2 isoform X1: MKTALGFLVLVSLASHSALSCSVCEGHALKCHTCVASSEDDCNKQGSTSCPQYADACSTITGPNTVMKSCTYKAFCDKAHSSNSGAKMECCFGDDCNGPHRSHSHGNSSQALASSPVVLMAALLLRMAFSQL; the protein is encoded by the exons ATGAAGACTGCTTTGGGCTTCCTCGTTCTCGTCTCTCTGGCCTCTCAca GTGCTCTCTCTTGCTCTGTCTGTGAAGGCCACGCCCTCAAGTGTCACACATGTGTGGCCTCCAGTGAGGACGACTGCAATAAGCAGGGGTCCACTTCCTGCCCTCAGTACGCTGATGCCTGCTCCACTATTACAGGACCAA ACACTGTGATGAAGTCATGCACATACAAGGCCTTCTGTGACAAGGCGCACAGCAGCAACTCCGGAGCCAAGATGGAATGTTGCTTTGGCGACGACTGCAATGGGCCGCACCGCAGTCACAGTCACGGCAACAGCTCCCAAGCCCTGGCCTCCAGCCCGGTCGTCCTGATGGCAGCCCTGCTGCTGCGCATGGCCTTCAGTCAGCTGTGA
- the LOC112148191 gene encoding transforming acidic coiled-coil-containing protein 1 isoform X1 produces the protein MSWLSPVQWAKWTWSAVTGGAGDDGQLGAKDEGEDNSDSEGTFGTPEAGSPVVEELLSQLDNSIHTVAADITNHILDSNSNQDATTAPPDETTSPNDGTFSLDQNLNVTKCSKSDLEEGLSSSSPQVNSQTRQLPLLPPLSLLIKPDPSEVDDDPPVIPDVSSGSNLTVDPDLLNGNMKADGMLSNAKLSCEINDSVVTNNINQNQGMTKDFCRKDDPHGGHATDEEKLAGSVGVKPERIQNVSGSQVTSKPVESEFNSVQYEDSCKLKRPSGGSEMQKTGSQVLDSICISEAEKQAILSLIREEVITKEAEVNEWKKKYEQGKQQVEEMRKIVAEYETTIAQMIEDEQRRTLSSQKALHAVTLEKEAALADLNSVERSLSDLFRRYESTKSNLDGFKKNEEVLKKCAQDYLARIKQEEQRYQTLKLHTEEKLNKANEEIATVRTKSSSENMALTASLRKEQMKNESLEQALQQKNQEIEELTKICDELIAKMGKSD, from the exons ATGTCCTGGTTGTCTCCGGTTCAGTGGGCCAAATGGACGTGGTCAGCCGTGACTGGAGGTGCAGGAGATGATGGACAACTCGGAGCGAAGGATGAAGGAGAGGACAA TTCAGACTCAGAGGGGACTTTTGGGACTCCAGAGGCTGGATCTCCAGTTGTTGAAGAGCTGCTGAGCCAGCTGGACAACTCCATCCACACAG TTGCTGCTGATATTACAAACCACATTTTGGACAGTAACTCAAACCAAGACGCCACCACAGCTCCGCCAGATGAGACAACGTCACCCAATGATGGCACCTTTAGTTTAGATCAAAACCTCAATGTAACTAAATGCTCTAAATCTGACCTTGAGGAGGGTTTGTCCTCATCCAGCCCCCAGGTCAATTCTCAAACCCGTCAGCTCCCATTGCTGCCCCCCCTCTCTCTTCTGATCAAGCCTGATCCTTCAGAGGTGGACGATGACCCCCCCGTGATACCTGATGTCAGCTCAGGCTCAAACCTAACTGTGGATCCTGACTTGCTGAATGGGAACATGAAGGCTGATGGGATGCTGTCAAACGCAAAGCTCAGCTGTGAGATAAACGACTCCGTTGTCAC GAATAATATAAATCAAAATCAAGGAATGACGAAAGACTTTTGTAGAAAG GATGACCCTCATGGTGGCCACGCTACAGATGAGGAGAAGTTGGCCGGCAGCGTGGGCGTCAAACCAGAAAGGATCCAAAACG TCTCGGGAAGCCAGGTGACATCCAAACCTGTGGAGTCTGAATTCAACTCTGTG CAGTATGAAGACTCATGCAAACTGAAGCGTCCCTCTGGGGGAAGTGAGATgcaaaaaacaggaagtcaggtCCTGGATTCCATCTGCATCAGTGAGGCTGAAAAACAGGCCATTCTCAGCCTTATCCGAGAAGAG GTCATCACAAAAGAGGCTGAAGTCAACGAATGGAAGAAAAAGTACGAGCAGGGCAAACAACAAGTGGAAGAGATGAG aaAGATTGTTGCAGAGTATGAGACCACGATTGCTCAGATGATCG AGGATGAACAGCGTAGGACCCTAAGTTCCCAGAAGGCTTTGCATGCGGTGACTTTGGAGAAGGAGGCTGCACTGGCGGACCTGAACTCCGTTGAGCGTTCTCTCTCAGATTTGTTCCGGCGTTATGAGAGCACAAAGAGCAATCTTGATGGTTTTAAGAAA AATGAAGAAGTTCTGAAGAAATGTGCTCAAGACTATCTGGCCAGAATCaagcaggaggagcagagatATCAAACGTTAAAGCTACACACAGAAGAAAAACTCAACAA GGCCAACGAGGAGATCGCTACAGTACGTACTAAGTCGAGCTCCGAGAACATGGCGCTGACCGCCAGCCTGAggaaggagcagatgaaaaatgaatCTCTGGAACAAGCTTTGCAGCAGAAA AATCAGGAGATCGAGGAACTCACAAAGATCTGTGATGAGCTGATTGCCAAAATGGGAAAATCCGACTGA